In Leptolyngbya sp. NIES-2104, the genomic window AAGATGCACGGTATGAGGCAGATCGATCCAGTATTCCAATTACATTGCTTGGAATTGTAGAGCTACGGAGACTGTTTGTTGATTACTATGAAAAGCTCGACGAGGAAGTCAAAAGCTTGATCCCACTCAAGCGGATTCACGTTTTAGCTGATTGATAGAATGATTGCCAAAACGGATTCGTACAATCAGAGGCAGACCAGACATGGATCTCGACGAATTGCCAGGAGCAGAGTTTGTTTTACCTGGACTAGAGGCGCTTCACAGGGGCGAAACCACGATCGAATCTTTACTAATTGAAATCGCAGCAACGCGCTTAACTCAAGCAGGAATCGCGATTCCAATGGAGCACCTTACAATGCCATAATCCAAGAAGTAATTAGGACATTGGCTTATGCAAGATGCAGCATCTTTAGCAGCAGAAATTGTTCAAGGAAAGGGATATGTTGTGCTGCCAGAGCTATTTACAGGTAGAGAAATCTCTGAAGCGAGGTCACACCTTCTTAAACTTGCGGCAGACGAGCCAGCAGGACGCTTTTTGAAAACAGGTGAGCGATCGCGCTTATACAGATTGTTGAGCGAAGCAGAGATTTTTGCACAAATGGTACAGCATCCACAAGCGATCGAAGTGGTCGAAGCCATTTTGGGAAGCGATATGACTTTAGGCGGCTTTTCTGCTCATATTCTCTATCCAGGTGCAACAAATATGGGAGCACACGTAGATTATCCCTATTTCACAATGACTCCTCCTTATCCAGCGACACCTGTTCTGGAAGTTCAAGCCATCTGGATGATGGAAGACTTTACAGAAATTAACGGTGCGCCTTTATTTGC contains:
- a CDS encoding phytanoyl-CoA dioxygenase family protein, whose translation is MQDAASLAAEIVQGKGYVVLPELFTGREISEARSHLLKLAADEPAGRFLKTGERSRLYRLLSEAEIFAQMVQHPQAIEVVEAILGSDMTLGGFSAHILYPGATNMGAHVDYPYFTMTPPYPATPVLEVQAIWMMEDFTEINGAPLFAANTQKLCQFPDSNQFAQSAQKVTGKAGSVVLSHGLCWHDTSTNHSSEPRVSVLGNYNPKFIRPLENPAQQLSPTFLEQVSPKLKQLLGYEFQSAIFKDVQRLQATHQNKANQ